Proteins co-encoded in one Candidatus Margulisiibacteriota bacterium genomic window:
- a CDS encoding cytochrome c biogenesis protein CcdA, protein MSSIPILIAFLAGLLSFFSPCILPLIPSYILFLTGITVKEYQIDIAAARRTTLISALFFVLGFSLVFIILGATASAIGQLLMSYRSVIRIVGGVVVIILGLFLLRVINLSFLQTHFGLEMRFKPSGYLGSFVFGMAFSSAWVPCAGPILGSILVLASVSSSLNNGIILLVFYSLGVAIPFILAAWLLDLAIVYIKKVQQLFSYIETVSGVLLILIGLMVLTNSQQVVSAWLSR, encoded by the coding sequence GCTTTTCTTGCCGGACTTCTCTCCTTCTTTTCCCCCTGCATCTTGCCTTTGATCCCTTCATATATCCTGTTTTTGACCGGGATCACGGTCAAAGAATACCAGATTGATATCGCGGCGGCCAGGCGGACAACCCTGATCAGCGCCCTCTTTTTTGTCCTTGGTTTTTCCCTGGTCTTTATTATCCTGGGAGCCACCGCGAGCGCTATCGGCCAGTTGTTAATGTCATACCGGTCGGTGATCAGGATCGTTGGCGGAGTGGTGGTGATCATCTTAGGGTTGTTTTTGCTCCGGGTGATCAATTTAAGCTTTCTGCAAACCCATTTTGGCCTGGAAATGCGGTTTAAACCGAGCGGTTATCTTGGCTCTTTTGTTTTTGGCATGGCTTTTTCATCCGCCTGGGTCCCTTGCGCAGGACCGATCCTTGGTTCTATTTTAGTCCTGGCCAGCGTTTCTTCGAGTTTGAATAACGGGATTATTTTATTGGTCTTTTATTCTTTGGGGGTAGCTATTCCTTTTATTCTGGCCGCCTGGCTGCTTGATCTGGCCATAGTTTACATTAAAAAAGTCCAGCAGCTCTTTAGCTACATTGAAACGGTCAGCGGGGTGCTGTTGATCCTGATCGGATTGATGGTTTTAACCAACTCCCAGCAGGTCGTTTCGGCCTGGCTTAGCCGGTAA